GTTGATCTCCCCCCATTGACCGACGCTGTAGATCCAGATGCACTGAACACGCTCAGTGAGTCTTCGGGCTTCGGGCGCTTCTCATTCATCTATAACGGATACGAGGTAACGATAGAAGGTGGAGAGACGGTGATCATTACCCGAGGAGCCTCAGACGCCGATACCACAGAGTAGACAGTCTATCGGCTGACCAACCTATTGGCAGAAGTCCTCAATGGCCTCATGAGTGGCCTCAGCGTCTCCTCAGCGGCCCCCACGGCCGTCTTGAGGGCTTCACCGTCGTCCGAGAGCACTACTTCCCCTGTCTCCCGGTTGTGATCCACGATCCCATGCTGGCCCAGCTTCGGGAGGTGACAGTGATACAACGAGATG
The Halomarina pelagica DNA segment above includes these coding regions:
- a CDS encoding HalOD1 output domain-containing protein, translating into MPSKDHDTFILRYDVEPGMRISTAVVEALTLVDDSPIVDLPPLTDAVDPDALNTLSESSGFGRFSFIYNGYEVTIEGGETVIITRGASDADTTE
- a CDS encoding DUF7344 domain-containing protein → MRRAWERRWSLTEYTFGSRDSWRARDQTGRIQDMHISLYHCHLPKLGQHGIVDHNRETGEVVLSDDGEALKTAVGAAEETLRPLMRPLRTSANRLVSR